A region from the Sandaracinus amylolyticus genome encodes:
- the pseG gene encoding UDP-2,4-diacetamido-2,4,6-trideoxy-beta-L-altropyranose hydrolase translates to MTAPVLVVRADAGPRIGVGHVLRSLALAQAWQERGGRVVFLTSSPPRVAERLAREHVQVIGTRGTGDGDELKETMRNLGEIAPRAVVVDGYHIGSPYADELARAGHRTLVIDDDGSREAIASDVLNQNLHGHESLYPRASGAVLAGARFAMLRREFLSSPRSDRIHPERASRALVTFGGADPARLTTRAIELLASISPDLTITALVGAANPDATLLAARSTTDPGVETLVDPPDVPVRLARADLAIAASGSTTWELAYLGTPTALVSTAPNQEPVLRSAARLGIAHALGSAEQFGSSEVRAALAHLVASRAARVELAQRGQELIDGEGAARVAMHLDAGELRLRAVRAEDGTPLHAWANDPGTRGGSFQSAPIPLDDHLRWFASKRRSADAWLWIAVDREERDIGLVRFDRSEADVVDIGITIAPEHRGRGLAARVIEAGVARVAWRSGARRVRAFIRCDNLRSRAAFERAGFAYEADTVVAGVSAWLLVRPLTSPT, encoded by the coding sequence ATGACCGCGCCGGTGCTCGTCGTCCGCGCGGACGCCGGACCTCGGATTGGTGTGGGGCACGTGCTGCGCTCGCTCGCCCTCGCGCAGGCGTGGCAGGAGCGCGGCGGGCGCGTCGTGTTCTTGACGTCGTCGCCACCGCGCGTGGCGGAGCGCCTCGCGCGCGAGCACGTTCAGGTCATCGGGACTCGCGGCACCGGAGACGGTGACGAACTCAAGGAAACGATGCGCAATTTGGGCGAGATCGCCCCGCGGGCCGTGGTCGTCGACGGTTACCACATCGGCTCGCCGTATGCCGACGAGCTGGCGCGCGCAGGGCACCGCACGCTCGTGATCGACGACGACGGCTCTCGCGAGGCGATCGCCAGCGACGTGCTCAACCAGAACCTGCACGGACACGAATCGCTCTACCCGCGCGCGAGCGGCGCAGTGCTCGCGGGCGCGCGCTTCGCGATGCTCCGCCGCGAGTTCCTCTCGTCGCCGCGCTCCGATCGAATCCACCCGGAGCGCGCGTCCCGCGCGCTGGTCACCTTCGGGGGCGCCGACCCCGCGCGTCTGACCACGCGCGCGATCGAGCTGCTGGCGAGCATCTCGCCCGATCTCACGATCACTGCGCTCGTCGGCGCGGCGAATCCCGACGCAACCCTGCTCGCCGCGCGCTCCACCACGGATCCCGGTGTCGAGACGCTGGTCGATCCTCCGGACGTTCCCGTGCGCCTCGCGCGGGCCGATCTCGCGATCGCCGCATCGGGAAGCACGACCTGGGAGCTCGCTTACCTCGGTACGCCGACAGCGCTCGTTTCGACGGCGCCGAACCAAGAGCCCGTGCTCCGGTCGGCCGCGCGCCTGGGAATCGCACACGCGCTCGGATCCGCAGAGCAGTTCGGGTCCTCCGAGGTCCGTGCTGCCCTCGCGCACCTCGTCGCATCGCGCGCGGCACGAGTGGAGCTCGCGCAACGCGGCCAGGAACTGATCGACGGTGAAGGCGCCGCTCGCGTTGCGATGCACCTCGACGCGGGCGAGCTGCGGTTGCGAGCCGTGCGCGCCGAAGACGGTACGCCGCTCCACGCCTGGGCGAACGACCCGGGGACGCGCGGTGGCTCCTTCCAAAGCGCGCCGATTCCGCTCGACGATCACCTGCGCTGGTTCGCCAGCAAGCGTCGAAGCGCGGACGCATGGCTGTGGATCGCCGTCGACCGCGAGGAGCGGGACATCGGCCTGGTTCGATTCGACAGGTCCGAAGCCGACGTGGTCGATATCGGGATCACGATCGCGCCAGAGCATCGTGGCCGCGGGCTGGCCGCGCGCGTGATCGAGGCCGGCGTCGCGCGAGTCGCATGGCGCTCCGGAGCGCGCCGCGTACGCGCGTTCATTCGATGCGACAATCTACGTTCGCGAGCGGCGTTCGAGCGCGCAGGGTTCGCGTACGAGGCCGACACCGTCGTCGCGGGCGTATCCGCTTGGCTCCTCGTTCGACCCCTGACCTCACCGACCTGA
- the pseI gene encoding pseudaminic acid synthase yields MRAVTIAGRRISTQDPPYVVAELSANHNGDIGRAFEIMQAAKAAGADAVKLQTYTPDTMTIDAPQEDFQIRGGLWDGYSLYDLYEEAQTPWEWHAALFAKARELGLAVFSTPFDETAVDLLEELGAPAYKIASFEAIDLALIARCARTRKPMIISTGMANLGEIQEAVDTARSNGARELIVLHCISAYPAPATDANLRTIPHMADAFDVVTGLSDHTLGTTVAAAAVALGAAFIEKHVTMRRSDGGPDSAFSLEPAELAELVRGCRTAWEAVGNITYAREVSEEKNVAFRRSLYVVKDVRAGEAFTSENVRAIRPGYGLPPKYLPEVLGRTARRDLPRGTRLTWDALE; encoded by the coding sequence ATGCGAGCCGTTACGATCGCTGGTCGCCGCATCTCGACGCAGGACCCGCCCTACGTCGTCGCCGAGCTCTCTGCGAATCACAACGGCGATATCGGCCGCGCGTTCGAGATCATGCAGGCCGCGAAGGCGGCAGGCGCGGACGCTGTGAAGCTCCAGACGTATACGCCCGACACGATGACGATCGATGCGCCGCAGGAGGACTTCCAGATCCGCGGCGGCCTGTGGGACGGATATTCGCTTTACGATCTGTACGAGGAGGCACAAACGCCGTGGGAGTGGCACGCCGCGCTGTTCGCGAAAGCTCGTGAGCTCGGCCTCGCGGTGTTCAGCACTCCGTTCGACGAGACCGCAGTCGACCTGCTCGAGGAGCTCGGTGCGCCGGCGTACAAGATCGCGTCGTTCGAGGCGATCGACCTCGCGCTGATCGCGCGCTGCGCGCGCACGCGCAAGCCGATGATCATCTCGACCGGGATGGCGAACCTGGGCGAGATCCAGGAGGCTGTCGACACGGCGCGCAGCAACGGCGCGCGTGAGCTGATCGTCCTGCACTGCATCAGCGCGTATCCGGCGCCGGCGACCGACGCGAACCTGCGGACCATCCCGCACATGGCCGACGCATTCGACGTCGTCACCGGGCTCTCGGATCACACGCTGGGCACGACGGTCGCGGCAGCAGCGGTCGCGCTCGGCGCTGCGTTCATCGAGAAGCACGTCACCATGCGGCGATCCGATGGCGGCCCCGACTCTGCGTTCTCGCTCGAGCCCGCCGAGCTCGCCGAGCTCGTACGAGGCTGCCGCACCGCCTGGGAAGCAGTCGGGAACATCACGTATGCGCGTGAGGTGAGCGAGGAGAAGAACGTCGCGTTCCGTCGCTCGCTCTATGTCGTGAAGGACGTGCGCGCGGGAGAGGCGTTCACGAGCGAGAACGTCCGCGCGATCCGCCCTGGTTACGGGCTTCCGCCCAAGTACTTGCCCGAGGTGCTCGGGCGCACCGCGCGTCGAGACCTCCCGCGCGGCACGCGGCTTACGTGGGACGCGTTGGAGTGA
- a CDS encoding aldo/keto reductase: MSDRIAKLALGTVQFGLGYGIANQRGQVLPHEVREILARAHDAGVRTLDTAIAYGDSERVLGESMPPEHAFRVVTKLPANTRADEVDARLSESFARLRVTPYAVLLHDVATFRRDPAVFQALAEHRARGATARIGVSFYRPQDLEDVLRSSVPIDLVQIPFSVVDRRFEPLLRELRARGVEVHARSVFLQGLLTLPAERVPSRLEAILPTLRALGRIAADLEATPIEIALTFVLSHRGIDAAVVGVDGVDHLCEHLRTADRSFEAGAVEDATRGLALDDERILLPTNWS, from the coding sequence GTGTCCGATCGGATCGCCAAGCTCGCGCTCGGCACGGTGCAGTTCGGGCTCGGCTACGGCATCGCGAACCAGCGAGGCCAGGTCCTCCCGCACGAAGTTCGCGAGATCCTCGCGCGCGCCCACGACGCGGGCGTGCGCACGCTCGACACGGCCATCGCTTATGGCGACAGCGAGCGCGTGCTCGGCGAGAGCATGCCGCCCGAGCATGCATTCCGCGTCGTCACGAAGCTTCCGGCGAACACGCGGGCTGACGAGGTCGATGCGCGCCTCTCGGAGTCGTTCGCAAGGCTCCGCGTCACCCCGTATGCCGTGCTTCTCCACGACGTGGCGACGTTCCGACGAGACCCCGCCGTCTTCCAGGCGCTCGCAGAGCATCGCGCGCGAGGAGCAACGGCTCGCATCGGCGTCTCGTTCTACCGGCCCCAGGATCTCGAGGACGTGCTGCGGTCGAGCGTGCCGATCGATCTCGTGCAGATCCCCTTCAGCGTCGTCGATCGTCGGTTCGAGCCCTTGCTCCGGGAGCTGCGCGCGCGCGGCGTCGAGGTCCACGCACGATCCGTGTTCCTCCAGGGCTTGTTGACGCTGCCGGCAGAGCGGGTCCCGTCGCGACTGGAAGCGATCCTACCGACGCTGCGAGCGCTCGGGAGGATCGCCGCCGACCTCGAGGCGACGCCGATCGAGATCGCGCTGACGTTCGTGCTGTCACACCGCGGCATCGATGCCGCGGTCGTGGGTGTGGACGGAGTGGATCACCTTTGCGAGCACCTTCGGACCGCCGACCGGTCGTTCGAGGCAGGCGCGGTGGAGGACGCGACACGCGGGCTCGCCCTCGACGACGAACGAATCCTGCTGCCGACGAACTGGAGCTGA
- a CDS encoding Gfo/Idh/MocA family oxidoreductase, with the protein MTLRLGILGLSDGNGHPYSWSAIFNGYDAEHMAECPFPAIPAYLRLRRFPEESLGALARVTHVWAQERAIAEHVARASRIARVVDRPELMLGEIDAVLLARDDAAQHASLARPFLDAGLPVYVDKPIALTERDLDALLAMQRYDGQIYSCSALRYASELRWDPAKVGEPRLVHAVIPKYWDTYAVHGIETVVAQLSDVSWADARASRLRRGPLDHLDVALPDGLDVRFTTTSSLPSAIRIHVLGSAGDASLVFSDSFTAFREALRVFVTSIAERSVPIARDETRAIVRLIEAGRR; encoded by the coding sequence GTGACGCTTCGACTCGGGATCCTCGGGCTCTCGGACGGCAACGGTCACCCGTATTCTTGGTCGGCGATCTTCAATGGCTACGACGCCGAGCACATGGCGGAGTGTCCGTTCCCCGCCATTCCGGCGTACCTGCGGCTCCGGAGATTCCCGGAGGAGTCTCTCGGGGCGCTCGCGCGCGTGACGCATGTATGGGCGCAGGAGCGCGCGATTGCGGAGCACGTCGCGCGCGCCTCGCGCATCGCGCGGGTCGTGGACCGTCCGGAGCTGATGTTGGGCGAGATCGACGCCGTGCTGCTCGCGCGCGATGACGCTGCGCAACACGCGAGCCTCGCGCGACCGTTCCTCGATGCAGGGCTGCCCGTCTACGTCGACAAACCGATCGCGCTCACCGAGCGCGACCTCGACGCGCTGCTCGCGATGCAGCGCTACGACGGTCAGATCTACTCGTGCTCGGCCCTGCGCTACGCGTCGGAGCTCCGCTGGGACCCGGCAAAGGTCGGCGAGCCGCGCCTCGTGCACGCGGTGATCCCGAAGTACTGGGACACCTACGCGGTGCACGGGATCGAGACCGTCGTCGCCCAGCTCTCCGACGTCTCGTGGGCGGACGCGCGAGCGAGCCGCCTTCGACGTGGTCCGCTCGACCATCTCGACGTGGCGCTTCCCGACGGGCTCGACGTGCGCTTCACGACGACGTCGTCGCTGCCTTCGGCGATCCGCATTCACGTGCTCGGGAGCGCCGGCGATGCGTCGCTCGTGTTCTCCGACTCGTTCACCGCGTTCCGCGAAGCGCTCCGAGTGTTCGTGACCTCGATCGCCGAGCGCAGCGTTCCGATCGCGCGCGACGAGACACGAGCGATCGTACGGCTGATCGAAGCGGGGCGACGATGA
- a CDS encoding Gfo/Idh/MocA family protein produces MSVTIGIVGLGSIGRRHARCLKDVGVDRVVALRSGRGAARELPSDLSFVVEERDAERFWSSSLDGVIVATPTALHGEALTRVASVPGLPALVEKPLVAHRSELTDAVVAAADRIRVAYCLRFHPLVRAVHAILADEGARLGRVVRAQLSFGQHLPKFHPDADYRTEYSARRDLGGGVLRTISHELDLVLHWMGRLASVTGDVARLSDLEIDVDDSVALVLRTKCGAQVMVDLDYLSPSYRRHGWIQGTRGRLDYSFTEGVVRFTPYDGAAIELHRAGEVPFDFYRAQMNDFLDFVSGRASAAATLSDSLHLLKVMELAERAERAEVVE; encoded by the coding sequence ATGAGCGTCACGATCGGCATCGTCGGCCTGGGCTCGATCGGTCGTCGCCATGCTCGTTGTCTGAAGGACGTCGGTGTCGATCGTGTCGTCGCCCTGCGGAGCGGGCGTGGAGCAGCGCGCGAGCTGCCCTCGGATCTTTCGTTCGTGGTCGAGGAGCGAGATGCCGAGCGCTTCTGGTCGTCGTCACTCGACGGCGTCATCGTCGCCACCCCGACGGCGCTCCACGGTGAGGCCCTGACGCGCGTCGCGTCCGTACCCGGCCTTCCGGCGCTCGTCGAGAAGCCGCTCGTCGCGCACCGAAGCGAGCTGACCGACGCAGTGGTCGCGGCCGCCGATCGCATTCGTGTTGCGTACTGCCTGCGTTTCCATCCCCTCGTGCGAGCGGTGCACGCCATCCTTGCTGATGAAGGCGCGCGGCTGGGTCGAGTCGTCCGCGCGCAGTTGTCGTTCGGGCAACATCTGCCGAAGTTCCATCCGGACGCGGACTACCGGACCGAATACTCGGCCCGGCGTGATCTCGGTGGCGGAGTCCTGCGTACGATCTCGCACGAGCTGGACCTCGTGCTCCACTGGATGGGTCGCCTCGCGAGCGTGACCGGCGATGTCGCGCGTCTCTCCGATCTGGAGATCGACGTGGACGACAGTGTTGCTCTCGTGCTCCGAACGAAGTGCGGCGCGCAGGTGATGGTTGATCTCGACTATCTGTCGCCGTCCTATCGTCGACACGGTTGGATCCAGGGCACACGCGGCCGGCTCGACTATTCGTTCACCGAGGGTGTCGTGCGATTCACGCCCTACGATGGCGCGGCCATCGAGCTCCATCGCGCGGGCGAAGTGCCCTTCGATTTCTATCGAGCACAGATGAACGACTTCCTCGATTTCGTGTCGGGTCGCGCGAGCGCCGCAGCGACGCTCTCCGACTCGCTCCACCTTCTCAAGGTGATGGAGCTCGCAGAGCGTGCCGAGCGGGCAGAGGTCGTCGAATGA
- a CDS encoding cytidylyltransferase domain-containing protein produces the protein MSPQRRFALIPARGGSKRIPRKNVVELEGKPLITWTIDAARECGLFDRIIVSTDDEEIAEISRRAGAEVPFLREAYADDHSPVSLATISAIERLAAEGLECDVVVQLFAACPLRNADDIRDGVEHFERSGAAFQISCFDMGWAHAWWAVRLDAEGRPAPLFPSERLKRSQDLEPIYCPTGATWIARTEALLEARTFYGPDHRFHPMPWHRAVDIDEPEDLRMASALYRAYRAVAVDGKR, from the coding sequence ATGAGCCCGCAGCGTCGGTTCGCGCTCATCCCGGCACGTGGCGGATCGAAGCGCATTCCCCGCAAGAACGTCGTCGAGCTCGAAGGCAAGCCGCTGATCACGTGGACGATCGACGCGGCACGCGAATGCGGCCTCTTCGATCGCATCATCGTCAGCACGGATGACGAGGAGATCGCCGAGATCTCGAGACGAGCGGGCGCCGAGGTCCCCTTCCTGCGCGAGGCTTACGCGGACGATCACTCACCCGTGAGCCTCGCAACCATCAGCGCGATCGAGCGACTGGCGGCCGAGGGACTGGAGTGTGATGTCGTCGTCCAACTCTTCGCCGCGTGTCCGCTGCGCAACGCAGACGACATCCGCGATGGCGTCGAGCACTTCGAGCGCTCCGGGGCTGCTTTCCAGATCTCTTGCTTCGACATGGGATGGGCGCACGCGTGGTGGGCGGTGCGGCTGGACGCGGAGGGCCGTCCCGCGCCGCTCTTCCCGTCCGAGCGCCTCAAGCGCTCTCAGGATCTCGAGCCCATCTACTGCCCGACCGGGGCGACGTGGATCGCGAGAACCGAAGCGCTCCTCGAAGCGCGCACGTTCTACGGGCCCGATCACAGATTCCACCCGATGCCGTGGCATCGCGCCGTCGACATCGACGAGCCGGAGGATCTGCGCATGGCGTCCGCGCTCTATCGCGCGTACCGCGCCGTCGCCGTTGACGGAAAGAGATAG
- a CDS encoding acyltransferase family protein, whose translation MGEPPNRLVSIDLLRGLCAIGVAVYHVTSWLQIAHLYNLGLYGVYAFFVISGASMTLAYDARFERGYSISRFLALRCARLSPLYVVVCGYVVLVALVTGTLDSNLLSKAALNVTFLFALANPGETSIVVGGWSLGIEFIFYLLFPALIALSRERAYSVLVVALVMFQLGFLNLVLRGDTSFADNWGRYTQFGSFAGYFAVGVWIGRRRLRNASDRADVRLAVAISVSAAVPLIIAHGTSSIDALVGVRGTLMTLCTLALVASVAEVDVRGASARAADVLGEASYPLYLLHPIVFALLRSRRILGTFADANPLVFTVVVLAVSFALALVVHRQFERPLLRRAKTLFG comes from the coding sequence ATGGGCGAACCGCCGAACCGGCTCGTCTCGATCGATCTCCTGCGCGGCCTGTGCGCCATCGGTGTCGCGGTGTATCACGTGACGAGCTGGTTGCAGATCGCGCACCTCTACAACCTCGGCCTGTACGGCGTGTACGCGTTCTTCGTCATCTCGGGTGCGAGCATGACGCTCGCATACGACGCGCGCTTCGAACGCGGCTATTCGATCTCGAGATTTCTCGCTCTGCGGTGCGCGCGTCTTAGTCCGCTCTATGTCGTGGTCTGCGGGTACGTTGTACTCGTCGCGCTCGTAACGGGCACTCTCGACAGCAACCTCCTGAGCAAAGCCGCGCTGAACGTTACGTTCCTATTCGCACTAGCCAACCCAGGCGAAACGTCGATCGTCGTCGGCGGGTGGTCGCTCGGAATCGAGTTCATCTTCTACCTCCTGTTCCCAGCCCTGATCGCGCTCTCGCGTGAACGGGCGTACTCCGTACTCGTGGTCGCCCTCGTGATGTTCCAACTCGGGTTCTTGAACCTCGTACTCCGGGGCGACACGTCGTTCGCGGACAATTGGGGTCGATACACGCAGTTTGGGTCGTTCGCCGGGTATTTTGCGGTTGGAGTCTGGATCGGCCGACGACGGCTCCGAAACGCGAGCGATCGTGCCGACGTGAGGCTCGCGGTGGCGATCTCGGTTTCCGCCGCGGTGCCTCTAATCATCGCGCATGGAACCAGCTCCATCGATGCGCTGGTCGGCGTTCGCGGAACGCTGATGACGCTCTGCACGCTCGCGCTCGTCGCCAGCGTTGCGGAGGTCGACGTCCGGGGGGCCTCGGCACGTGCTGCCGACGTGCTCGGTGAAGCAAGCTATCCGCTCTACTTGCTACATCCGATCGTCTTCGCTCTGCTCCGCTCCCGTCGCATTCTTGGCACGTTTGCTGATGCGAATCCTCTCGTATTTACCGTTGTTGTGCTTGCGGTTTCGTTCGCCCTTGCGCTGGTCGTTCACCGACAATTCGAACGGCCGCTCCTCCGGAGAGCAAAGACGCTGTTCGGCTGA
- a CDS encoding FkbM family methyltransferase — translation MIDKTLPVRKAAFRFLDRRGLRGVLGGGVSVYSLLRRGRGVWVTPENGLWVHRFADGYLVNRVIDTTLLETIDYVARDTFLHGLTVSPGDVVVDVGAGVGTEVLTFSRLAGPGGRVLAIEAHPETARALQRTVMLNRLRQVEVIAAAATAKECELSITDDEDHIKSQVRSDASSGAHRVPGRPLATLLRERGIERIDLVKMNIEGAELDALRGMGAALANVRQVAISCHDFLAPESAPHDWRRTFDGVRELLSDAGFELWTREADERPWVRHTWYGRRRT, via the coding sequence ATGATCGACAAGACGCTGCCCGTCCGAAAGGCAGCTTTCCGGTTCCTCGATCGCCGTGGGCTCCGAGGCGTTCTCGGTGGCGGGGTCAGTGTCTATAGCCTGCTCCGACGCGGCCGTGGAGTCTGGGTGACGCCGGAGAATGGGCTGTGGGTCCATCGGTTCGCCGATGGCTATCTCGTCAATCGCGTCATCGATACGACTCTTCTCGAGACGATCGACTACGTCGCCCGCGACACCTTTCTCCACGGTTTGACCGTGAGCCCGGGTGATGTCGTCGTCGACGTCGGCGCGGGCGTCGGCACCGAGGTCCTGACGTTCTCACGGCTCGCGGGTCCGGGCGGTCGCGTGCTCGCCATCGAAGCCCACCCAGAGACCGCGCGCGCGCTGCAACGCACGGTGATGCTCAACCGTCTTCGTCAGGTCGAGGTGATCGCCGCCGCCGCGACGGCGAAGGAGTGCGAGCTCTCGATCACCGACGACGAAGATCACATCAAGAGCCAGGTGCGCTCCGACGCGTCGTCCGGCGCCCATCGTGTGCCCGGAAGGCCTCTGGCGACGCTGCTGCGGGAGCGAGGCATCGAGCGGATCGACCTCGTGAAGATGAACATCGAAGGCGCCGAGCTCGACGCGCTACGCGGCATGGGCGCGGCGCTCGCGAACGTGCGGCAGGTGGCGATCAGCTGCCACGACTTCCTTGCGCCGGAGTCCGCCCCGCACGACTGGCGACGCACGTTCGACGGCGTGCGTGAGTTGCTGAGCGACGCGGGCTTCGAGCTGTGGACCAGGGAAGCCGACGAGCGCCCCTGGGTCCGCCACACCTGGTACGGCAGGCGTCGAACCTGA
- a CDS encoding glycosyltransferase family 4 protein has protein sequence MTNDSRANLPNGFRLHQILFGGLGGHASVALSLIRSTPQLQHSVTFFGIDAPRSEHVELCRARQVAWTGVTKRPGLDPQSLRSVLADLRARRPDVVLVHSPTTVPAALAHRLSTGVPFVVVDHTPNSAKERREWIALAMSLVASDSVVFLTPVFRSEVRARLGVVVDHARTTVIPNGIDTERFRPAPRAIGDSSRIVVSMLSRFTPQRDHATIISAIETLVAHDTNLRARLRVVLAGDGETLGSIRALVTSRGLDDVITTPGVLDEPNVVKLLHTSDIYVHSSLAETMSTSVMQAMSTGLPVVATRITGMDLLIDDGRSGVLFTPGRASELASVVAGLIGDPHRRTSLGAEARREAVERLSAARMAADYQQHLREAVSRGSTSVSRSAENGGARV, from the coding sequence GTGACGAACGACTCCCGCGCGAACCTGCCGAACGGTTTCCGGCTGCACCAGATTCTCTTCGGGGGGTTGGGCGGTCACGCGAGTGTCGCGCTCTCGTTGATCAGGAGCACGCCGCAGTTGCAGCACTCGGTCACGTTCTTCGGTATCGACGCGCCGCGTTCCGAGCACGTCGAGCTCTGTCGCGCTCGACAGGTCGCGTGGACGGGGGTGACGAAGCGTCCCGGTCTCGACCCGCAGTCGTTGCGCTCCGTCCTTGCCGATCTCCGCGCACGTCGACCCGACGTCGTGTTGGTCCACTCGCCGACCACGGTGCCGGCGGCGCTCGCGCATCGGCTGTCGACGGGCGTTCCCTTCGTCGTGGTGGATCACACTCCGAACTCCGCGAAAGAGCGCAGAGAGTGGATTGCGCTCGCGATGAGCCTCGTCGCGTCCGACTCCGTCGTCTTCCTCACGCCCGTGTTCCGCTCGGAAGTTCGCGCGCGCCTTGGAGTTGTGGTCGATCACGCACGAACGACCGTCATCCCAAACGGCATCGACACCGAGCGTTTTCGGCCCGCTCCGCGCGCCATCGGGGACTCGAGTCGCATCGTCGTATCGATGCTCTCTCGCTTCACGCCGCAGCGTGACCACGCGACGATCATCTCCGCCATCGAAACGCTCGTCGCGCACGATACCAATCTGCGCGCACGGCTGAGAGTCGTGCTCGCCGGCGACGGGGAGACGCTCGGCTCGATTCGAGCGCTCGTCACGAGCCGTGGGCTGGACGACGTGATCACGACACCAGGCGTGCTCGACGAGCCGAACGTCGTGAAGCTGCTCCACACGTCCGATATCTACGTTCATTCGTCCCTGGCCGAGACGATGAGCACGTCGGTGATGCAAGCGATGTCGACAGGGTTGCCCGTGGTCGCGACCCGCATCACGGGAATGGACCTCCTGATCGACGATGGACGCAGCGGCGTGCTGTTCACACCGGGTCGGGCTTCCGAGCTCGCCTCGGTCGTCGCCGGCCTGATCGGCGATCCGCACCGGCGCACGTCGCTGGGCGCCGAAGCGCGCCGTGAGGCGGTCGAGCGCCTTTCTGCCGCGCGAATGGCCGCCGACTATCAGCAGCACCTTCGAGAAGCGGTCTCGCGTGGCTCGACGTCGGTGAGTCGCTCTGCCGAGAACGGCGGAGCTCGAGTATGA
- a CDS encoding lipopolysaccharide biosynthesis protein codes for MRRLALLRSIGTYTLLGFVPVATNLVVVPIYLRHLSVEEYGLVGLANVAYTFTLLVTGLGLPEAYGRFYFEKHNAGREGGGRLLGTVLAGVTLSTALAAIIALVCGPRLYDLAWPSLAFEPYGWWIAVSVGGATLQQLAFLAFRNAENLRMAALASLLPFAGGTIGTYVAVASLDGGAEGAVSGRALGYLAGASPALLVLASSLPLRVRMPQLRELLEYGLPIVVYSLLNHVLFLGDRLLFERWTDLETLAVYVLAVTIISPADILANAVSPAIVPRIYRGWSAGDARVDVDLQRIYEGLFAIQVILLCIALTCAGPVVTWLGSGEYTASLPYLPFLAFAHLFRVRYLYFSMPLFFHKRTRFLPLMTLASIGLGLAAAYAGFRWFGPVGITVGVIAWKFSQQALAHVFVVRSGLMRAAGMPRSTILSCLFLAYVAASYAADSTPAVLWGGAAFLTAASALVLARVLAAHGALPVHRGSA; via the coding sequence ATGCGCAGGCTCGCGCTCCTCAGGTCGATCGGGACCTACACGCTCCTCGGGTTCGTGCCGGTCGCCACGAACCTCGTGGTCGTGCCGATCTACCTACGGCATCTGTCGGTCGAGGAATACGGCCTCGTCGGACTCGCCAACGTCGCGTACACGTTCACGCTGCTCGTGACGGGGCTCGGGCTGCCCGAAGCGTACGGCCGCTTCTACTTCGAGAAGCACAACGCAGGTCGCGAAGGCGGCGGCCGGCTCCTCGGCACCGTGCTCGCGGGCGTCACCCTCAGCACGGCGCTCGCCGCGATCATCGCGCTCGTGTGTGGGCCGCGCCTCTACGATCTCGCCTGGCCGTCGCTTGCGTTCGAGCCGTACGGGTGGTGGATCGCAGTGTCCGTCGGTGGAGCAACGCTCCAGCAGCTCGCGTTCCTCGCATTTCGGAACGCCGAGAACCTCCGCATGGCGGCGCTTGCCAGTCTCCTACCGTTCGCCGGAGGCACGATCGGCACGTACGTCGCCGTCGCTTCGCTGGACGGTGGCGCGGAGGGCGCCGTCTCTGGGCGCGCGCTCGGGTACCTCGCCGGCGCCTCGCCCGCGCTCCTCGTCCTCGCGTCGAGTCTGCCGCTGCGCGTCCGTATGCCGCAGTTGCGAGAGCTGCTCGAGTACGGCCTTCCGATCGTCGTGTATTCGCTCTTGAATCACGTGCTCTTCCTCGGCGATCGCCTGCTCTTCGAGAGGTGGACGGATCTCGAGACCCTCGCCGTCTACGTTCTGGCGGTGACGATCATCTCGCCCGCAGACATCCTCGCGAATGCCGTCTCGCCCGCAATCGTGCCGCGAATCTACCGCGGATGGTCCGCCGGGGACGCGCGCGTCGATGTCGATCTACAGCGCATCTACGAAGGTCTGTTCGCGATCCAGGTGATCTTGCTGTGCATCGCGCTCACGTGCGCAGGCCCGGTCGTGACCTGGCTCGGCAGCGGCGAGTACACGGCATCGCTGCCATACCTGCCGTTCCTCGCGTTCGCTCACCTCTTCCGGGTCCGCTATCTCTATTTCTCGATGCCGCTCTTCTTCCACAAGCGGACTCGTTTCCTTCCGCTGATGACGCTGGCGTCGATCGGACTGGGCCTCGCTGCGGCCTATGCCGGGTTCCGATGGTTTGGCCCGGTCGGAATCACGGTCGGAGTCATCGCTTGGAAATTCTCCCAGCAGGCGCTCGCGCACGTCTTCGTCGTGCGGAGTGGATTGATGCGCGCAGCGGGGATGCCGAGGAGCACGATCCTGAGTTGCCTGTTCCTCGCCTACGTCGCGGCGAGCTACGCCGCGGATTCGACACCGGCCGTCCTGTGGGGCGGCGCCGCGTTTCTCACCGCCGCGTCCGCGCTCGTGCTGGCTCGGGTCCTCGCGGCGCATGGGGCGCTTCCTGTACACCGGGGCTCCGCGTGA